AAAACAAAACATAAATTATCTTAAAGAGACAGGGCTTAACCAACTAAATTTTTATAAAGAAGAAAAAAATATTGAAGAAATAAAAATAAAAGACGAAATAAATGGGATTATAGGACTTATTGATAGTGAGTTTAATAAAAAATCTATAAATATAAATTTAGAATGTGATGAGAAAATAAAGATAAAAATAGAGAAAAATTATTTTTTAAATATACTTATGATTTTATTTGAAAATTCTCTTAAAGCTTTTGAACAAAGAAAAATAAGGGAACCTCTTGTAAAAATCTCTGTAGAAAGTATAAAAAATAATGTGATAGTTCTTTTTGAAGATAATGCTGGTGGAGTAAGTGATTTTATCATAAAAAGAATTTTTGAAAAAGATTTTTCTGATAGTTTATCTACTGGAATAGGACTATACATTGCAAGAGAAATAATCACTCAAAAACTAAAGGGTAGTATAACTGCAGAAAATAAAAATGAAGGATTGTGTTTTAAAATGCAGTTTAGTATGTAAGGAGAATAAATATCTTATTCTCCTTTTTATTAAAAAATTGAAAGACCTGTTTTTGTAGTAAATAATTCTAAAGCTTTTGTACCAATTAGTGAGTTTCCGTGTACATTTAATTTTGGAGAGTAAACACATATTGCCATCTTCTTTGGAACAACAGCAACAATTCCTCCTCCTACACCACTTTTACCTGGAAGTCCAACTTTATATGCAAAATCACCACTTGCATCATAGTGTCCACAAGTAAGCATTAGTGAGTTTATTCTTTTTGCTTTTGATTCATTTATAATTTGTTCTTTTGTAAAAGGATCTTCTCCATGGTTTGCTAAAAATAACATAGAGTGTGCAAGTTGTTTTGTATTCATCA
This DNA window, taken from Arcobacter sp. F2176, encodes the following:
- a CDS encoding ATP-binding protein — translated: YYFFAIGTAGQDIFLGFALIHSAYRLSKEHEKNVELLNEYSKLSLIGQTMVNISHQWKTPINSLYNSINHIEIAYEFKDANLNMIIKDNLKNIKQNINYLKETGLNQLNFYKEEKNIEEIKIKDEINGIIGLIDSEFNKKSININLECDEKIKIKIEKNYFLNILMILFENSLKAFEQRKIREPLVKISVESIKNNVIVLFEDNAGGVSDFIIKRIFEKDFSDSLSTGIGLYIAREIITQKLKGSITAENKNEGLCFKMQFSM